The following coding sequences lie in one Candidatus Nealsonbacteria bacterium genomic window:
- the secD gene encoding protein translocase subunit SecD produces MKRKTNLILILILAGALLAGIFDYPKYFNQGVDFFNHKFSFSFPHFPDKPFKLGLDLQGGIHLVYEADLSGIEQRDFDSVMEGLRDVIERRVNLFGVVEPLVQTEKAGNYYRLIIELAGIKDVNEAIKMVGETPFLEFKEVKSDYEKIVENNQKIQGGTATGTMEDPFQSTLLTGKYLKGARVEFSQVTGEAGVALQFDEEGAKVFTDLTEKNVGKPLAIFIDGILLSAPKVNEKISGGRAQITGKFTVQEAKDLAQNLSAGALPVHIKLISQQVVGPTLGSVSLEKSLKAGILSFLIIIAFMILIYRLPGFLSSISLLIYVILVLAVFKAVPITLTLAGIAGFILSIGMAIDANILIFARMREERKEQKSFETVVENGFNRAFSSIRDSNLTTIVVALILFGLGTGFVKGYAFALFIGVSISFFTAIVITKNLIKVFVGTKFEKWEKLWR; encoded by the coding sequence ATGAAAAGAAAAACTAACTTAATTTTAATTTTGATTTTAGCCGGGGCCTTGCTGGCCGGAATTTTTGATTATCCGAAATATTTTAATCAGGGCGTAGATTTTTTTAATCATAAATTTTCTTTTAGCTTTCCTCATTTTCCCGACAAACCCTTCAAGCTCGGATTGGACCTTCAAGGGGGAATCCACTTGGTTTACGAAGCGGACCTGTCCGGCATTGAGCAAAGGGATTTTGACTCGGTAATGGAAGGACTGAGAGATGTTATTGAAAGAAGAGTGAATTTGTTTGGCGTGGTTGAGCCCTTGGTTCAGACGGAAAAAGCCGGAAATTATTATCGCTTAATCATAGAGCTGGCCGGAATAAAAGACGTGAACGAAGCCATTAAAATGGTTGGAGAAACTCCGTTTCTGGAGTTTAAAGAGGTGAAGTCAGATTATGAAAAAATTGTAGAAAATAATCAGAAAATCCAAGGAGGTACGGCAACCGGGACAATGGAAGATCCTTTTCAATCAACTCTTTTAACTGGTAAATATTTGAAAGGAGCAAGGGTTGAATTCAGCCAGGTAACGGGCGAGGCTGGCGTTGCTTTACAATTTGATGAAGAAGGAGCAAAGGTTTTTACTGATCTTACCGAAAAAAATGTTGGCAAGCCCTTGGCTATTTTTATTGACGGCATTTTGTTATCGGCCCCTAAGGTAAATGAAAAAATTTCGGGCGGCCGAGCCCAAATCACGGGAAAGTTTACGGTTCAGGAAGCAAAAGATTTGGCCCAGAATTTGAGCGCCGGCGCTTTACCTGTGCATATAAAACTTATTTCCCAGCAAGTAGTGGGCCCCACCTTGGGAAGCGTTTCTTTAGAAAAAAGTTTGAAAGCCGGAATTCTTTCCTTTTTAATAATTATTGCGTTCATGATTTTGATTTATCGATTGCCGGGTTTTTTATCTTCAATCTCATTATTAATTTATGTAATTTTAGTTTTAGCCGTTTTTAAAGCGGTACCCATAACCCTTACCTTGGCCGGAATAGCCGGTTTTATTTTATCAATCGGCATGGCGATTGACGCTAATATTTTGATTTTTGCCCGGATGAGAGAAGAAAGAAAAGAGCAAAAAAGCTTTGAAACCGTGGTTGAAAACGGATTTAACAGGGCTTTTTCTTCGATCAGGGACAGTAACCTGACCACGATAGTAGTCGCCTTAATTCTTTTTGGGTTAGGAACAGGCTTTGTAAAGGGTTACGCGTTCGCTTTGTTTATCGGTGTTTCCATCAGTTTTTTTACGGCAATTGTTATTACTAAAAATTTAATAAAGGTTTTTGTCGGCACTAAATTTGAAAAATGGGAAAAACTATGGCGATAA
- the secF gene encoding protein translocase subunit SecF, whose product MAINFVKHNKLYLIFSGIFVLLAAFSLLIFGLKFSIDFTGGSILEIEYQNQRPSNQEIQNKLSDLNLGEITVQPTEEKGVILRMKELSPEVHAQILQRLGEKQELKEIRFEAIGPVVGNEVKEKTKKATIFSIIAILFYITVAFRKVSAGPVKSWQYAIAATIALCHDVFIVIGLFALFGRFYLIEISLPIIVALITVFGYSINDTVVIFDRIRENVFKKNFSFEQAVNESLNQTLFRSINTSLTVEFCLLMIFFFGGETLKYFSLALILGVAFGTYSSIFIAPPILVWWNKRKRS is encoded by the coding sequence ATGGCGATAAATTTTGTTAAACACAATAAACTTTACCTTATTTTCTCCGGAATTTTTGTTTTGCTGGCAGCTTTTTCTCTGTTGATTTTTGGCTTGAAATTCAGCATTGATTTTACAGGCGGCAGTATTTTGGAAATTGAATACCAAAACCAAAGACCTTCCAATCAAGAAATCCAAAATAAATTATCCGATTTAAATTTAGGCGAGATAACCGTTCAGCCGACCGAAGAAAAAGGCGTTATTTTAAGAATGAAAGAATTGTCGCCGGAGGTTCATGCGCAAATATTACAAAGATTGGGAGAAAAACAGGAATTAAAAGAAATCAGGTTTGAGGCCATAGGACCGGTAGTTGGCAATGAAGTTAAAGAAAAAACCAAAAAAGCGACCATTTTTTCTATAATTGCGATACTTTTTTATATCACCGTTGCTTTCAGAAAGGTCTCGGCCGGTCCCGTTAAATCTTGGCAATATGCAATCGCCGCTACCATTGCTCTTTGTCACGATGTTTTCATTGTTATAGGCCTTTTTGCTCTTTTTGGAAGATTTTATCTCATTGAAATTTCCTTGCCCATTATTGTCGCCCTGATTACTGTTTTCGGTTATTCAATTAACGATACGGTGGTTATTTTTGACCGAATCAGGGAAAACGTTTTTAAAAAGAACTTTTCTTTTGAACAAGCGGTTAACGAAAGCTTAAATCAAACTCTTTTTCGTTCAATTAACACCTCTTTAACTGTAGAATTTTGCTTATTGATGATTTTCTTTTTTGGAGGGGAAACTTTAAAATATTTCAGCTTAGCTTTGATTTTAGGAGTGGCTTTCGGAACCTATTCCTCTATTTTTATCGCTCCGCCTATTCTAGTATGGTGGAATAAGAGGAAAAGGTCTTGA
- a CDS encoding type IV secretion system DNA-binding domain-containing protein, whose translation MKEEINLFAQTTFRNLKKRFGIKIDDRRRHMYVIGKTGMGKTALLENMAIQDIQSGKGVCFVDPHGEAAERLLDFVPSKRVNDVIYFNPSDLDYPIAFNVMEKVDVAHRHLVAGGLMGVFKKIWPDVWSARMEYILNNCILSLLEYPGSTLLGVNRMLADPDFRQKVVEKITDPVLKSFWLNEFARYTQRYEIEATAAIQNKVGQFISAPLVRNIIGQVTSTINMGEVMDKQKILILNLSKGKVGEDASRLLGALLITKIQLAAMERVDTPEEKRKDFYLYVDEFQNFATESFVNILSEARKYRLCLILGHQ comes from the coding sequence ATGAAAGAAGAAATAAATCTTTTTGCTCAAACAACCTTCCGTAATCTTAAAAAAAGATTCGGCATTAAAATTGATGACCGGCGGCGCCATATGTATGTAATTGGTAAAACCGGAATGGGAAAAACCGCTTTATTGGAGAACATGGCGATTCAAGATATTCAGTCCGGCAAAGGAGTTTGTTTTGTTGACCCTCACGGAGAAGCCGCAGAAAGGCTTCTGGATTTTGTTCCTTCAAAAAGAGTGAACGATGTAATTTATTTTAATCCTTCGGATCTTGATTATCCTATTGCTTTTAATGTTATGGAAAAAGTGGATGTTGCTCACCGGCATTTAGTGGCCGGTGGCCTAATGGGAGTTTTTAAAAAGATTTGGCCTGATGTTTGGTCGGCCAGAATGGAATATATTTTAAATAACTGCATTTTATCTTTATTGGAATACCCCGGCTCCACTTTATTGGGAGTTAACAGGATGTTGGCTGACCCTGATTTCAGACAGAAGGTGGTAGAAAAAATTACGGACCCCGTACTAAAATCATTCTGGCTCAATGAATTTGCCCGTTATACTCAAAGGTATGAAATTGAAGCTACTGCTGCCATTCAAAATAAAGTCGGCCAATTTATTTCCGCCCCTTTAGTCAGAAATATCATCGGCCAGGTTACTTCCACGATTAATATGGGAGAAGTGATGGATAAGCAAAAGATTTTAATTTTAAATTTATCTAAAGGTAAAGTAGGGGAGGACGCCTCCCGTCTTTTGGGGGCGCTTTTAATTACAAAAATACAATTGGCTGCCATGGAAAGAGTTGATACTCCCGAAGAAAAAAGAAAAGATTTTTATTTATACGTAGATGAATTTCAAAATTTTGCCACCGAAAGTTTTGTGAATATTCTATCTGAAGCTCGAAAATATAGATTATGTCTGATTTTGGGGCATCAATAA
- a CDS encoding HTH domain-containing protein: MTDISFYSQKIYQNLLNELPERTRNVIGRRFGLGGEERETLDSIGKSYGVCRERVRQIEDSGINLVKKELKKPLYREVFQYFISNLKRTGNLKREDLLLSKMTPAEFQNQTLFWLTLGDPFFRFSENNDFHSLWTINLDSFDFAQKVTHNFIERFNKEERLIAQDEIFNIFKKDFGPKVKLTSEAVLSYLEISKKIDQDSEGLFGLKEWPEVSPRGVKDKAFLALKKANRPLHFNEVTNSINQLDLVSKNKALPQTVHNELIRDQRFVLVGRGIYALKEWGYLPGQVKDIIQGVLKENKDPLSKQEIIKKVLNQRLVKENTILLNLQNKKYFSRNDQGKYTLKV; this comes from the coding sequence ATGACTGATATTTCTTTTTATTCCCAAAAAATTTATCAAAACTTATTAAATGAATTGCCGGAAAGAACCCGAAATGTGATCGGGCGCAGATTTGGTTTGGGCGGAGAAGAAAGAGAGACCTTGGATTCTATCGGCAAAAGCTACGGTGTTTGTCGGGAGAGAGTAAGGCAGATTGAAGATTCGGGAATTAATTTAGTAAAAAAAGAATTAAAAAAGCCTCTTTATCGGGAAGTTTTTCAATATTTTATCAGCAATCTTAAAAGGACCGGTAATCTAAAAAGAGAAGATTTGTTGCTTTCTAAAATGACTCCCGCCGAATTTCAAAACCAAACTTTGTTTTGGCTGACCTTGGGAGATCCTTTTTTTAGGTTCTCTGAAAACAACGATTTTCATTCTTTGTGGACGATCAATTTGGATTCTTTTGATTTTGCCCAAAAAGTGACTCATAATTTTATTGAACGATTCAATAAAGAAGAAAGATTGATTGCCCAGGATGAAATTTTTAATATTTTTAAAAAAGATTTCGGTCCTAAAGTAAAGTTAACTTCGGAGGCGGTATTATCTTATTTAGAAATTTCCAAAAAAATAGACCAGGACTCTGAAGGTCTTTTTGGCTTGAAAGAATGGCCGGAAGTAAGCCCGAGAGGAGTGAAAGACAAGGCTTTTTTAGCCTTAAAGAAAGCCAATCGTCCCTTGCATTTCAATGAAGTAACCAATTCTATAAATCAATTGGATTTGGTTTCGAAAAACAAAGCCCTTCCTCAAACCGTTCACAACGAGTTAATTAGAGACCAAAGATTCGTTTTAGTGGGCAGGGGAATATACGCCTTAAAGGAATGGGGTTATTTGCCCGGTCAAGTAAAAGATATAATTCAGGGGGTTTTAAAGGAAAATAAAGATCCTTTATCTAAACAAGAAATTATAAAAAAAGTTCTTAACCAAAGATTGGTTAAGGAAAATACTATTTTATTAAATTTACAAAATAAAAAATATTTTTCTAGAAACGATCAGGGAAAATATACTTTAAAAGTTTAA
- a CDS encoding phosphoglycerate kinase, translating into MKTINDFELKGKKVLVRADFNVSLDDQGRISDDFRIKSALPTIEHLIKEESKIILISHLGDPQEDDPQKCTLKPVAQRLEKLLKIKIKFLPDCIGSQTEKEIELMKPGEVVLLENVRFHPEEKKNDNDFAKKLAKLGDIYLNEAFSACHRSHASIVGLPKFLPKGAGLLLDKEIKILSKIKEKPERPLVIVIGGKKSAKIESLPKFLEIGDYVLLNGFLSKSLLSAKGILIDESFSDEKITRISKKINFADKKLHFPKDALFSLAGDWSYRRIGGLGTAKKEEEIFDIGPETIDIYSKIIEKAKTIFWAGPLGYFEVEKFERGTREIGDKIVRNYKAFKVAGGGDTILAIQKFDWMDKFDHISTGGSAMLKFLCGDKMPGIEALK; encoded by the coding sequence ATGAAAACAATAAATGATTTTGAGCTCAAGGGCAAAAAAGTTTTAGTAAGAGCTGATTTTAATGTTTCTTTAGATGACCAGGGTAGAATTTCTGATGATTTTAGAATAAAATCAGCTTTACCCACAATTGAGCATTTGATAAAAGAAGAATCAAAAATAATTTTAATTAGCCACTTAGGAGACCCACAAGAAGATGACCCTCAAAAGTGTACCTTAAAACCGGTGGCTCAAAGATTGGAAAAATTATTAAAAATAAAAATTAAATTTTTACCGGACTGTATCGGTTCTCAAACGGAAAAAGAAATAGAATTAATGAAGCCGGGCGAAGTGGTGCTTTTGGAAAATGTCAGATTCCATCCTGAGGAGAAAAAAAATGATAACGATTTCGCCAAAAAATTAGCGAAATTAGGAGATATTTATTTAAACGAAGCTTTCTCGGCTTGCCATCGTTCCCATGCCTCCATAGTCGGTCTTCCCAAATTTTTACCAAAAGGAGCGGGATTGTTATTGGATAAAGAAATCAAAATTTTATCGAAAATTAAAGAAAAACCGGAAAGACCGTTGGTTATTGTCATTGGAGGTAAAAAATCAGCTAAAATTGAATCTTTGCCGAAATTTTTAGAAATCGGGGACTACGTGCTACTTAATGGTTTTTTATCAAAAAGTCTTTTATCGGCCAAGGGAATTTTAATTGACGAGTCGTTTTCCGATGAAAAAATAACGCGCATTTCTAAAAAAATTAATTTTGCCGATAAAAAGCTTCATTTTCCAAAAGATGCTTTGTTTTCTCTGGCCGGAGATTGGAGCTATCGAAGAATAGGAGGGTTGGGCACTGCTAAAAAAGAAGAAGAAATTTTCGATATAGGGCCGGAAACAATTGATATTTATTCTAAAATAATTGAAAAAGCCAAGACCATTTTTTGGGCGGGCCCGCTTGGCTATTTTGAAGTGGAAAAATTTGAAAGAGGGACCAGGGAAATCGGAGATAAAATCGTCAGGAATTATAAGGCCTTTAAGGTTGCCGGCGGGGGAGATACGATTTTAGCCATTCAAAAATTCGATTGGATGGATAAGTTTGATCATATCTCTACGGGAGGCAGCGCGATGCTTAAATTTCTTTGCGGCGATAAAATGCCGGGAATCGAAGCTTTAAAATAA